From Marivirga harenae, one genomic window encodes:
- the rplT gene encoding 50S ribosomal protein L20, whose translation MPRSVNHVASRARRKKILKYAKGYWGRKKNVWTVAKNAVEKGWLYAYRDRKQKKREFRKLWIQRINAGAREHGLSYSQFMGAVNKKGIELNRKVLADLAMNHPEAFKSVVDSVK comes from the coding sequence ATGCCAAGATCAGTAAATCATGTAGCTTCAAGAGCTAGAAGAAAAAAAATCCTTAAGTATGCGAAAGGCTACTGGGGTAGAAAGAAAAACGTTTGGACGGTAGCAAAAAATGCCGTTGAAAAAGGTTGGTTGTATGCCTACAGAGATAGGAAACAAAAGAAAAGAGAATTCAGAAAATTATGGATTCAAAGAATTAATGCAGGTGCCAGAGAACATGGTTTGTCATATTCTCAATTTATGGGAGCTGTAAACAAAAAAGGAATAGAATTAAACAGAAAAGTATTAGCCGATTTAGCTATGAATCATCCTGAAGCTTTTAAAAGCGTAGTAGATTCAGTAAAGTAA
- the thrS gene encoding threonine--tRNA ligase has protein sequence MSNKINITLPDGTVKEFEKGISGYDVAMSISEGLARNVLSTKVNGQVWDSTRPINEDAHVQLLTWNDPEGQNTFWHSSAHLLAEALEELYPGIKFGIGPPIDNGFYYDVDFGEKELQGEELEKIEQKMLELARNKNQFIRSEISKKDAFEYYQKKGDEYKLELIEGLNDGEITFYQQGNFTDLCRGPHIPHTGYIKAVKLLNIAGAYWRGDEKRKQLTRIYGITFPKQKELKEYLELLEEAKKRDHRKLGKEMELFAFSEKVGLGLPLWLPKGTMLRDRLENFLKKAQVKAGYQPVITPHIGNKELYITSGHYEKYGKDSFQPIAAPSDDDSKSDEEYLLKPMNCPHHCEIYKTKPRSYKDLPLRLAEFGTVYRYEQSGELHGLTRVRSFTQDDAHIFCRPDQVKEEFIKVIDLVLFVFNSLGFQNFVTQVSLRDPENKEKYIGGDEVWDKAEKAIIEAAEEKGLKTVIELGEAAFYGPKLDFMVKDALGRSWQLGTIQVDYNLPERFKLEYVGADNSKHRPVMIHRAPFGSMERFVAVLIEHCAGNFPLWLSPEQVAVLPISEKYADFANRVYSELEAEDITGFIDHRDEKIGRKIRDAEIKKIPYMLIVGEQEQAEGKVSIRKHGEGDVGSMSLEDFKSFFNQKVLDSIENK, from the coding sequence ATGAGTAATAAAATTAATATCACCTTACCAGATGGTACTGTAAAAGAATTTGAAAAAGGCATTTCTGGCTATGACGTAGCTATGAGTATAAGCGAAGGATTGGCCAGAAACGTATTGTCAACCAAAGTTAATGGTCAGGTGTGGGATTCTACAAGGCCTATAAATGAGGATGCTCATGTTCAATTGCTTACTTGGAATGATCCGGAAGGTCAAAATACGTTCTGGCATTCATCTGCTCACTTATTGGCCGAGGCTTTAGAAGAACTTTACCCTGGAATAAAATTCGGTATTGGACCACCCATAGATAATGGCTTCTACTATGATGTTGATTTTGGAGAAAAGGAATTGCAAGGAGAGGAATTAGAGAAAATTGAGCAAAAAATGCTTGAATTGGCTCGTAATAAAAATCAGTTTATACGTTCTGAGATTTCTAAGAAAGATGCGTTCGAGTATTACCAGAAAAAGGGTGATGAATACAAACTTGAATTAATTGAAGGACTAAATGATGGCGAAATCACTTTCTATCAGCAAGGAAATTTTACAGATCTGTGTAGAGGGCCACATATCCCACATACGGGTTATATTAAAGCCGTAAAACTGCTAAATATTGCCGGTGCCTACTGGAGAGGAGATGAAAAGCGTAAACAGTTAACAAGAATTTATGGCATTACATTTCCTAAGCAAAAAGAACTAAAAGAATATTTAGAGCTTTTGGAAGAAGCAAAAAAGCGAGATCATAGGAAATTAGGTAAAGAGATGGAATTGTTTGCATTCTCTGAAAAAGTGGGCTTAGGCTTGCCGTTGTGGTTGCCAAAAGGAACTATGTTAAGGGATCGATTGGAGAATTTCTTGAAGAAGGCTCAAGTGAAAGCCGGGTACCAGCCCGTGATCACCCCTCATATCGGAAATAAGGAATTGTATATTACCTCTGGTCATTATGAAAAATATGGCAAAGATTCCTTTCAGCCAATCGCTGCTCCATCAGACGATGATTCGAAAAGTGATGAGGAATATTTGTTAAAACCAATGAATTGTCCTCACCATTGTGAAATTTATAAAACAAAGCCACGTAGTTATAAAGACTTACCCCTAAGGCTTGCTGAATTTGGTACTGTGTACAGATACGAACAAAGTGGAGAGCTGCACGGATTAACCAGGGTAAGGAGTTTTACTCAGGATGATGCACATATTTTCTGTCGCCCAGATCAGGTAAAAGAGGAATTCATTAAGGTGATTGATCTCGTGTTATTTGTCTTTAATTCCTTAGGCTTCCAAAATTTTGTAACTCAAGTATCTCTAAGAGATCCGGAAAATAAGGAAAAATACATTGGAGGAGATGAAGTGTGGGATAAGGCTGAAAAAGCCATCATCGAGGCAGCAGAAGAAAAAGGGCTAAAAACAGTAATAGAATTAGGAGAGGCTGCTTTTTATGGACCTAAGTTAGATTTCATGGTTAAAGATGCTCTTGGAAGAAGCTGGCAATTAGGCACAATACAAGTAGATTATAATCTACCTGAGCGCTTTAAACTGGAGTATGTTGGTGCTGATAATAGTAAGCACAGGCCTGTAATGATTCACCGTGCGCCATTTGGTAGCATGGAGCGATTTGTTGCGGTATTGATAGAACATTGCGCTGGTAATTTCCCATTGTGGTTATCTCCTGAGCAAGTTGCTGTTTTGCCAATTTCTGAAAAGTATGCTGATTTTGCCAATAGGGTTTATAGTGAACTCGAAGCAGAAGATATTACAGGCTTTATTGATCATAGAGATGAAAAGATAGGACGTAAAATTAGAGATGCGGAAATCAAGAAAATTCCTTATATGTTGATTGTTGGAGAACAAGAGCAAGCTGAGGGCAAAGTCTCTATCAGAAAACATGGAGAAGGAGATGTGGGAAGTATGAGTTTGGAAGATTTTAAATCATTTTTTAACCAAAAAGTGCTGGATAGTATAGAAAATAAATAA
- a CDS encoding RHS repeat-associated core domain-containing protein — protein MIYRSAGYILEQEIRGNRLHPSNDYCGCLFLKVYIKQFIQTAEGRVVPKNVDGVAKNEYQYHLKDHLGNVRTTFAVRDDDYATGFETLENPYFDNYDDITILPNQYKRSGNYSHRLTGGGTDIVGLMKTLYVSKGDKVSAEVYAKYLDAAFTNDQINAGALVNALVSMLGGGTLTGEGTIIENNLNSDYISAAMADGSEDESPKAYLNYIMLDKNFNYVNSGFERLSESAADDGTDSGTHQKLSFEEIEVAEDGYLMVFLSNESQQAVELFWDDFKVEHHYNAVLQADDYYPFGLTFNSYQRSYSKANNYKYNGKEEINDLDLGWIDYGARMYMPDLGRWGAVDPKAEKYFDHSPYHYVKNDPIKFIDPNGMENSLYLYGAEGADRRQLRKIKRSLNRNFRDQGLDTRARIVKEIPKAEQLDESDAFVFIGSQEQVEDFNNSNQEGGESGFGHIPSKYVEGSIGEVAAQPNNNEGVDIKGNIILISTDRAESTRTGHNSSFYYPTSQTDMVAGLIWHGSGHTAGLFHSDVVNDISGKRGTVNASQGMYGYGDDRRYSFMGTTRSKNEKPMLNFNYYMSRMTPEQRKIYLSKYSGRSRNTLGK, from the coding sequence ATGATTTACCGTTCTGCTGGATATATATTGGAACAAGAGATAAGAGGCAATAGGCTTCATCCATCTAATGATTATTGCGGTTGCTTGTTTTTGAAGGTCTATATCAAACAATTCATCCAAACAGCAGAGGGCAGGGTAGTACCTAAAAACGTAGATGGGGTAGCAAAAAATGAATACCAATATCATTTGAAAGATCACTTGGGCAATGTGCGGACTACTTTTGCGGTAAGGGATGATGATTATGCTACTGGTTTTGAAACCCTTGAAAACCCCTATTTCGACAATTATGATGATATTACCATTCTTCCTAATCAATATAAAAGGAGTGGCAATTACAGCCACCGGTTAACGGGCGGAGGAACTGATATAGTAGGTTTAATGAAAACCTTATATGTGAGCAAAGGCGATAAAGTAAGTGCAGAGGTGTATGCTAAGTATTTAGATGCTGCCTTTACCAATGATCAAATTAATGCAGGAGCGTTAGTTAATGCCTTGGTGAGCATGCTCGGTGGTGGTACTCTTACAGGTGAGGGGACTATCATAGAAAACAACCTCAACTCGGATTACATTTCCGCGGCCATGGCAGATGGGAGCGAGGATGAAAGCCCTAAAGCCTATTTGAACTACATCATGCTGGACAAGAATTTCAATTATGTAAATTCAGGTTTTGAAAGATTATCAGAATCAGCTGCTGATGATGGCACAGACAGTGGCACACACCAAAAACTCTCTTTTGAAGAAATAGAAGTAGCGGAAGACGGATATCTGATGGTGTTCTTAAGTAATGAAAGCCAGCAAGCTGTTGAACTCTTCTGGGATGATTTTAAAGTGGAACATCATTATAATGCAGTGCTGCAAGCGGATGATTACTATCCTTTTGGTCTAACCTTTAACTCCTATCAGAGAAGCTACTCAAAGGCTAACAATTATAAGTATAATGGCAAGGAAGAAATCAATGATCTTGATTTAGGGTGGATTGATTATGGGGCAAGAATGTATATGCCTGATTTAGGTAGATGGGGAGCTGTTGACCCTAAAGCAGAAAAGTACTTTGATCATTCTCCATATCATTATGTTAAAAATGATCCGATTAAATTTATAGATCCTAATGGCATGGAAAATAGCCTTTACCTATATGGTGCTGAAGGAGCTGATAGAAGGCAATTGCGAAAAATTAAAAGAAGTCTAAATAGAAATTTTCGTGATCAAGGACTTGATACTAGAGCCAGAATTGTAAAAGAGATACCTAAAGCAGAACAACTAGATGAATCTGATGCATTTGTTTTTATTGGCTCACAAGAACAAGTTGAAGATTTCAACAATTCAAATCAAGAGGGTGGTGAATCTGGTTTTGGACATATACCATCAAAATACGTAGAAGGGAGCATAGGTGAAGTCGCTGCCCAACCGAACAATAATGAAGGGGTGGATATTAAAGGTAATATCATATTGATTTCTACTGATAGGGCTGAATCTACAAGAACTGGGCATAACTCTTCTTTTTATTATCCAACTTCTCAAACAGACATGGTAGCAGGACTTATATGGCATGGTTCTGGTCATACTGCGGGGCTTTTTCACAGTGATGTGGTAAACGATATTAGTGGGAAGCGAGGTACAGTTAATGCATCTCAGGGTATGTATGGCTATGGTGATGACAGAAGATATAGCTTTATGGGCACTACTAGGAGTAAAAATGAAAAACCTATGCTCAATTTTAACTACTATATGAGTAGAATGACACCGGAGCAAAGAAAAATTTATCTTAGTAAGTATTCAGGAAGATCAAGAAACACATTAGGGAAATGA
- a CDS encoding REP-associated tyrosine transposase — MSGDRYKIADRNALYFVTFTVVNWIDVFTRRSYKIEVVNSLNYCIQQKGLKVYAWCLMSNHIHLILSADKGFRLSDIIRDFKKFTAKRILKMIETEVESRREWMLQQFKLAGLKLQSIKKYKFWKDDNHAIELTSKMIDGRVEYIHQNPVKALIVDDAEEYVYSSARDYAGRTGLVQISFLS, encoded by the coding sequence ATGTCTGGCGACCGATATAAAATAGCCGATCGAAATGCTTTGTATTTTGTAACATTCACAGTGGTAAATTGGATCGATGTTTTTACCAGAAGATCCTACAAAATTGAAGTAGTAAATTCATTGAATTACTGTATTCAACAGAAAGGATTAAAAGTATATGCTTGGTGTTTGATGAGTAATCACATCCATTTAATACTATCTGCAGATAAAGGATTTCGATTATCTGATATTATTAGAGATTTCAAGAAATTCACTGCCAAGCGTATCCTAAAGATGATAGAAACCGAAGTTGAAAGCAGAAGAGAATGGATGCTGCAACAGTTTAAGTTGGCGGGTTTAAAATTACAAAGTATTAAGAAGTATAAGTTTTGGAAGGACGATAATCACGCTATAGAATTAACAAGCAAAATGATAGATGGGAGAGTTGAATATATTCATCAGAATCCTGTAAAAGCTTTAATTGTGGACGATGCAGAAGAATATGTATATAGTTCAGCAAGAGATTATGCTGGAAGAACGGGCTTAGTACAGATTAGTTTTTTGAGTTGA
- the infC gene encoding translation initiation factor IF-3 yields MRKKGSYRPRGREEEPYKVNSKIRAREVRVVGENVKVDVYTIGEALRMAEEQNLDLVEISPKADPPVCKIIDYSKFKYEQKKKQKEIKAKAQKTVIKEIRFGPNTDDHDFEFKLNHGKKFLKDGAKVKAYVHFVGRTIVFKDRGELLLLRFASELEEYGKVEQMPKLEGKRMTLFITPKQAK; encoded by the coding sequence ATGCGAAAAAAAGGCAGCTACCGACCTAGGGGTAGGGAAGAAGAACCTTACAAGGTAAATAGTAAAATTAGAGCTAGAGAGGTACGTGTAGTTGGTGAAAATGTAAAAGTTGACGTTTATACCATCGGTGAAGCACTCAGGATGGCTGAAGAGCAAAATCTTGATCTGGTAGAAATTTCTCCCAAAGCAGATCCTCCCGTTTGTAAAATTATTGATTACTCAAAATTTAAATACGAACAGAAGAAGAAGCAAAAGGAAATTAAAGCCAAAGCTCAAAAGACCGTAATCAAAGAAATTCGGTTTGGACCCAATACTGATGATCATGACTTTGAATTCAAATTAAACCACGGAAAGAAATTCCTAAAAGATGGTGCTAAAGTGAAAGCTTATGTGCACTTCGTGGGAAGAACAATTGTTTTCAAAGATAGAGGGGAACTTTTATTATTGCGTTTTGCTTCTGAACTGGAAGAATATGGAAAAGTAGAACAGATGCCTAAATTAGAAGGTAAAAGAATGACACTTTTCATTACTCCGAAACAAGCTAAATAA
- a CDS encoding Lrp/AsnC family transcriptional regulator, with amino-acid sequence MLPFKLDKIDKKILDILQIDGRITNAQLSKDIGLSPAPTLERVKKLENAGIIKSYHAKLDTEKINLGVSTYVMVSLKGHNKSNIDKFIAAIDDVDEIIECNHVTGSSDFILKVIAKDIPSYQKLMLEKVSEIEVVDSMQSMVILSTFKDSKRMPIPENK; translated from the coding sequence ATGTTACCTTTCAAACTGGATAAAATTGACAAGAAAATATTGGACATACTGCAAATAGATGGCAGAATTACCAATGCTCAGTTATCAAAAGATATTGGATTATCACCTGCGCCAACTTTAGAGCGTGTTAAGAAACTTGAAAATGCAGGTATAATCAAAAGTTATCATGCAAAACTTGATACCGAGAAGATAAATTTAGGCGTGAGTACTTATGTTATGGTATCCTTAAAAGGCCATAATAAATCAAATATTGATAAGTTTATTGCCGCGATTGATGATGTGGATGAAATTATTGAGTGTAATCACGTTACTGGTTCAAGCGACTTTATTTTAAAAGTGATTGCTAAAGATATTCCTTCTTATCAAAAACTGATGCTGGAAAAAGTTAGTGAAATCGAAGTAGTAGATAGTATGCAATCGATGGTAATTTTATCTACATTTAAGGATAGCAAAAGAATGCCGATACCTGAAAATAAATGA
- a CDS encoding phosphoribosyltransferase family protein: MPNQRNQILDREAIQSKIKRIAFQILENNYQEEKLYIIGIEGGGAILAKKISQELESISQLKPIFLSVNIDKSSPSDSKVVLSEDVEIAKNAVVLLVDDVLNSGKTIFYTLRSLLDLNLSKIETAFLVNRAHRSFPIAANYTGIEIATTIQEHINFNWSEEGFGVYLE; the protein is encoded by the coding sequence ATGCCTAATCAGCGCAATCAAATTTTAGACCGAGAAGCTATCCAGAGTAAAATCAAAAGGATAGCTTTTCAAATTTTAGAGAATAACTACCAAGAAGAAAAACTGTATATCATAGGGATTGAAGGTGGGGGAGCGATTTTGGCTAAAAAAATCAGTCAAGAATTAGAAAGTATAAGCCAACTAAAACCTATTTTCTTATCAGTCAATATTGATAAGTCCTCACCTTCCGATTCAAAAGTTGTTCTGAGTGAAGATGTGGAGATTGCTAAAAATGCAGTTGTTCTTCTTGTTGACGATGTTTTGAACTCGGGTAAAACAATATTTTATACACTTAGGTCATTGCTAGATTTAAACCTTAGTAAAATTGAGACAGCATTTTTGGTAAACAGAGCCCACCGTTCATTTCCAATCGCAGCGAACTATACAGGTATTGAAATTGCTACAACTATTCAAGAACATATAAATTTCAATTGGTCGGAAGAAGGTTTTGGTGTTTACCTAGAATGA
- a CDS encoding CDP-alcohol phosphatidyltransferase family protein gives MPKIDKEQKFFDFSDYGRGPAVFFSNLLKNSSVSPVQVTIWFGIIGILSAYAILLENYLIAGFGLILKSIVDAMDGELARIKESPSYSGRYLDSIFDSILNLIFIMVINYKSDSSYWLAFIAYIALQLQGTLYNYYYVILRHRTIGGDTTSKIFESKPPAAFPTESQTTVNILFHVFRVLYFPFDWVIYRFDASAFKIRQIPNWFMSMISIYGLGFQLMIMAIMLSMGFIEFIIPFFIGYSSLIIVFTLIRKLAIK, from the coding sequence ATGCCGAAAATAGATAAAGAGCAAAAGTTTTTCGACTTTTCAGATTACGGAAGAGGCCCTGCAGTTTTCTTTTCTAATTTATTAAAAAATTCCTCAGTATCTCCTGTTCAAGTTACTATTTGGTTTGGTATAATTGGAATACTATCTGCTTATGCAATTCTACTAGAGAACTATTTGATCGCAGGCTTTGGCCTCATCCTTAAATCAATAGTAGATGCAATGGATGGAGAGCTAGCTCGAATTAAAGAAAGCCCCTCCTATTCTGGTAGATATCTCGACTCAATATTTGACAGTATTCTAAATTTGATATTTATTATGGTGATAAATTATAAAAGTGACAGTAGTTACTGGTTAGCCTTCATAGCTTATATAGCTTTACAGTTACAGGGTACTTTATATAACTACTATTATGTGATTTTAAGACACCGGACAATTGGTGGAGATACTACCAGTAAAATATTCGAAAGTAAGCCTCCTGCTGCATTTCCGACTGAAAGCCAGACCACTGTCAATATTCTATTCCATGTATTTCGTGTTTTGTATTTTCCTTTTGATTGGGTTATCTATAGGTTTGACGCAAGCGCTTTTAAAATCCGACAAATACCCAATTGGTTTATGTCCATGATATCTATTTACGGATTGGGTTTTCAATTAATGATCATGGCCATTATGCTGTCAATGGGCTTTATAGAGTTTATTATTCCGTTTTTTATAGGCTACTCTTCTTTAATTATTGTATTCACTTTAATCCGGAAACTAGCAATCAAGTAA
- a CDS encoding iron-containing alcohol dehydrogenase gives MNAFEFKNPTKIIFGEGEIKKLADNIPAGSHILLSYGGGSIKKNGVYDQVIKATKDYKITEFSGIEPNPHFETLMKAVKIIRDEKIDFILAVGGGSVIDGCKFLSAAAYYDGDEWDLVAKGLARKQEKVLPFGTVLTLPATGSEMNSGAVVTKASTQEKRTFGGPQYFPVFSICDPTVIQSLPKRQIANGIVDAYTHTLEQYLTYQHDALLQDRIAEGILQTLIEIGPKVMEDPADHKSASNFMWSATMALNGILRLGVPTDWATHMIAHELTALHGIDHARTLAIIAPNLYRKLFDDKKEKLIQYGKRVWGLTGESDIEIAEKAIEMTVSFFESLGIDTKLSKYTTDYRNTPQTVYDRFKERKWIGLGERQKVGPELAKEIVEMSI, from the coding sequence ATGAACGCATTCGAATTTAAGAATCCAACAAAAATCATATTTGGAGAAGGTGAAATCAAAAAATTGGCTGATAATATTCCAGCCGGAAGCCATATTTTATTATCCTATGGTGGTGGAAGTATTAAGAAAAATGGTGTTTATGATCAAGTTATTAAAGCCACTAAGGATTACAAAATCACTGAATTTTCGGGTATCGAGCCTAATCCGCATTTTGAAACTTTAATGAAAGCAGTGAAAATCATTAGAGATGAAAAAATTGATTTCATTTTAGCTGTTGGAGGTGGCTCTGTGATAGATGGATGTAAATTTCTTTCGGCTGCTGCTTATTATGATGGAGATGAATGGGATTTAGTAGCCAAAGGATTAGCCAGAAAACAAGAAAAGGTATTGCCTTTTGGAACAGTACTAACTTTACCTGCAACAGGCTCTGAAATGAATTCTGGGGCGGTGGTCACCAAAGCTTCTACTCAAGAAAAACGTACATTTGGAGGTCCACAATACTTTCCAGTATTTTCAATCTGTGATCCAACAGTGATTCAATCACTTCCTAAAAGGCAAATCGCCAACGGCATAGTGGATGCCTATACGCATACCTTAGAACAGTATCTAACCTATCAGCATGATGCTTTATTGCAAGACCGCATTGCCGAAGGGATTTTACAAACACTGATTGAAATAGGACCAAAAGTAATGGAAGACCCTGCAGACCATAAATCAGCTTCTAATTTCATGTGGTCTGCTACTATGGCTTTAAACGGAATCTTGAGACTGGGGGTACCCACTGATTGGGCCACTCATATGATAGCGCATGAACTTACTGCCTTGCATGGAATTGATCACGCCAGAACATTGGCCATTATTGCTCCTAATCTATATAGAAAACTATTTGATGATAAGAAAGAGAAGTTAATACAGTATGGGAAGAGAGTTTGGGGATTGACTGGAGAATCAGATATTGAGATCGCGGAGAAAGCTATTGAAATGACGGTTTCATTCTTTGAATCCTTGGGGATTGATACAAAATTATCAAAATACACCACTGATTACCGCAACACTCCGCAAACGGTTTATGATCGTTTCAAAGAAAGAAAATGGATCGGATTAGGAGAAAGGCAAAAAGTTGGTCCAGAATTGGCTAAAGAAATAGTAGAGATGAGTATTTAA
- a CDS encoding TlpA family protein disulfide reductase, producing MIKIQTYGQSGIEGRTEGFVPNGYVEMIEDGEKQIKLFPDNFRMDQPKIGSKFPSFAFVDINGDSITSEILEGKIALLNFTFVGCSGCKMEQFTLEKITKMYAERDDIVFINFINSADWRIKWYLNRFG from the coding sequence TTGATTAAAATTCAAACCTATGGACAAAGTGGAATAGAGGGTCGGACTGAAGGATTTGTGCCAAATGGATATGTGGAGATGATTGAAGATGGTGAAAAGCAAATAAAACTATTCCCTGACAATTTTAGAATGGATCAACCTAAAATTGGAAGTAAGTTCCCTTCATTTGCCTTCGTGGATATCAATGGCGATTCCATTACTTCTGAAATACTGGAAGGCAAAATCGCTTTATTGAACTTCACTTTTGTGGGTTGCTCTGGCTGCAAAATGGAGCAATTCACCTTAGAGAAAATCACCAAAATGTATGCTGAAAGAGATGATATTGTGTTTATCAATTTCATCAATAGCGCAGATTGGCGAATTAAATGGTATTTGAACAGATTTGGTTAG
- the rpmI gene encoding 50S ribosomal protein L35 yields MPKVKRKSGAKKRFKLTGSGKIKRKHAFKSHILTKKETKQKRRLTDMGLVHKTDMGRVKDMLNL; encoded by the coding sequence ATGCCTAAAGTAAAAAGAAAATCAGGCGCGAAAAAAAGGTTTAAATTGACTGGAAGCGGTAAAATCAAAAGAAAGCACGCTTTTAAAAGTCACATTTTAACCAAAAAAGAAACTAAGCAGAAAAGACGCTTAACCGATATGGGTCTTGTTCACAAGACAGATATGGGTAGAGTAAAAGACATGCTTAATCTCTAA
- a CDS encoding leucine-rich repeat domain-containing protein: protein MRKTDITIILFFSLICLTIYPLYSQVNNERRIANKSVFSIEDALKKPRKVKSLILIDTSLNILPSEIAKLKNLQLLNISRTYVKKFPKEISQLEKLQYLYLANNFELDVENAIQLLPKKSIRKISITNHPISSLPPTIGEFECLKELQLYNNEIISLPSEIGSLSELETLLLSDNNLVSLPDDLEHLKKLKTLTLNGNNFKGVPDVLSKLGSLESLYIGNKNLSFEELVEAFNGLNSLKYINFSGIILRKNTSLQKLNKLPNIKTVVLSNIINDFKDIPLTELVSLNFEIIIITDVDFTENELNILEKFENVKIERNTQNFQ, encoded by the coding sequence ATGAGAAAAACCGATATTACAATAATTTTATTTTTTTCGTTAATTTGTTTAACCATTTATCCTTTATATAGTCAGGTTAATAATGAAAGAAGAATTGCCAATAAATCTGTATTCTCAATTGAGGATGCTTTAAAAAAGCCTAGGAAGGTTAAATCTTTGATATTAATAGATACTAGTTTAAATATCCTGCCTTCTGAGATAGCAAAATTAAAAAACCTACAATTATTAAATATTTCTAGAACATATGTAAAGAAATTTCCAAAAGAAATAAGCCAATTAGAGAAACTTCAATATTTGTATTTAGCGAATAATTTTGAATTAGATGTGGAAAATGCAATTCAATTATTACCTAAGAAAAGTATTCGAAAAATATCTATTACAAATCACCCCATAAGCAGTCTACCTCCTACTATTGGAGAATTTGAATGTCTGAAAGAATTACAGTTGTATAATAATGAAATAATAAGTTTGCCTTCTGAGATAGGTTCTTTAAGTGAACTTGAAACTTTACTATTATCTGATAATAATTTGGTTTCGCTTCCAGATGATTTAGAACACCTTAAAAAACTAAAAACACTGACATTAAATGGGAATAATTTTAAAGGAGTGCCCGATGTTTTGAGTAAACTTGGGTCTTTAGAAAGCTTATATATTGGAAATAAAAATTTAAGTTTTGAAGAATTAGTGGAAGCATTTAATGGATTGAATTCTTTGAAGTATATAAATTTTAGCGGCATAATCTTGAGAAAAAACACCTCGCTTCAAAAACTTAATAAATTGCCAAATATTAAAACTGTTGTTCTCTCAAATATAATAAATGATTTTAAAGACATACCTTTAACAGAACTAGTTAGTCTAAATTTTGAAATAATTATAATTACAGATGTTGACTTCACAGAAAACGAATTGAATATTTTGGAGAAGTTTGAAAATGTTAAAATTGAACGTAATACTCAAAATTTTCAATAA